A genomic stretch from Bradyrhizobium quebecense includes:
- a CDS encoding GYD domain-containing protein produces MHFCLSGEYTPRSINNIMENPTTNRYEAAKKLIETAGGKLISMYSMAADGPGVMVIFDVPDPTVAPAITGVVVASGAIQNVKLVRLFTQDEIKVVRQHASKLKAAYSPPGS; encoded by the coding sequence ATGCACTTCTGTCTCTCAGGGGAATACACACCGCGTTCCATCAACAACATCATGGAGAACCCGACAACCAATCGGTATGAGGCGGCCAAAAAGCTGATCGAGACGGCCGGCGGAAAATTGATTTCGATGTACAGCATGGCGGCCGATGGCCCCGGCGTGATGGTGATCTTCGACGTGCCGGATCCGACCGTCGCACCCGCCATCACCGGCGTGGTCGTGGCGTCCGGCGCCATCCAGAATGTGAAGCTGGTCCGGCTCTTCACGCAGGACGAGATCAAGGTGGTGCGCCAGCACGCGAGCAAGCTCAAGGCCGCCTACTCGCCTCCGGGAAGCTAG
- a CDS encoding nuclear transport factor 2 family protein: protein MNEHASKTSVASSAGSDVSVIETLLTRNLPEVFGERDPVRRRAAIEELYTADCVLYAPPGILVGRDALDKFAGDLRATHPHFVYTPHGAPQALHNSGRLAWGSGPKGETPVYTGVDFIIARDGKIAALYVYLDSPPS from the coding sequence ATGAACGAGCATGCCAGCAAGACGAGTGTCGCCTCCTCCGCGGGCTCAGATGTGAGCGTGATCGAAACGCTGCTGACCCGCAATCTTCCGGAGGTTTTCGGCGAACGCGATCCGGTGCGCCGCAGGGCCGCAATTGAAGAGCTCTACACCGCGGATTGCGTGCTCTACGCACCGCCGGGCATTCTCGTGGGCCGCGATGCGCTCGACAAGTTCGCCGGCGATCTCCGCGCGACGCATCCGCACTTTGTTTACACGCCGCATGGCGCGCCGCAGGCGCTGCACAATTCTGGACGCCTGGCGTGGGGCTCCGGGCCGAAAGGCGAAACACCGGTCTATACCGGCGTGGATTTCATCATCGCGCGGGACGGCAAGATCGCGGCGCTTTACGTGTATCTGGACTCTCCGCCCTCGTGA
- a CDS encoding S1 family peptidase, with protein MRAGLLVRIVRLAYGLVIGCAINGFAPQRAAAQVPFSPFQPVRQMEAAKPLARDVTGPPAASQRLDGTAFFVDDLGHMLTARHAVADCARIVVSKEGRAVAARVVALAASDIALIKVPRTLGLAAVFPRANTSVANDMVFAEAYDRLKPMLAHGGSLGNAFVDTTLRDPEHLVLRSNVTFGTSGAPVLDSRGLVEGVVSRRTTVDRVLAVDAVHAKSFLAEHGVRFQEDDRPQMSGTASRAHRAASISARVTCLQQ; from the coding sequence GTGCGCGCGGGATTGCTTGTCCGCATTGTCCGGCTGGCCTACGGCCTGGTGATCGGTTGCGCCATCAATGGCTTCGCTCCGCAACGCGCGGCGGCGCAGGTGCCATTCTCCCCGTTTCAACCAGTGCGACAGATGGAGGCTGCGAAGCCGCTGGCGCGTGACGTCACCGGTCCGCCGGCCGCCAGCCAGCGGCTCGACGGCACCGCATTCTTTGTCGACGATCTCGGCCACATGCTGACCGCGCGTCACGCGGTCGCGGATTGCGCCCGCATTGTCGTCAGCAAGGAGGGCCGGGCCGTCGCGGCGCGCGTGGTGGCGCTGGCCGCGAGCGACATTGCATTGATCAAGGTGCCGCGCACGCTGGGCCTTGCGGCGGTATTCCCGCGCGCCAACACGTCCGTTGCCAACGACATGGTGTTTGCCGAGGCCTATGACCGCCTGAAGCCGATGCTCGCGCATGGTGGATCGCTCGGCAATGCGTTCGTCGATACCACCCTGCGCGATCCCGAGCACCTCGTGCTGCGCTCGAATGTCACTTTCGGCACCAGCGGAGCGCCGGTGCTGGATTCCCGCGGCCTCGTCGAAGGCGTGGTGAGCCGCAGGACCACGGTCGATCGCGTGCTGGCGGTCGATGCCGTGCACGCCAAATCCTTTCTTGCCGAGCACGGCGTGCGCTTCCAGGAAGACGACCGGCCGCAGATGAGCGGCACCGCGTCACGCGCGCATCGCGCCGCCAGCATCTCGGCACGCGTCACATGCCTGCAACAATGA
- a CDS encoding iron oxidase, with product MAKQQSERSRRTLIRVAIAGIPAARLPRTAAASDKMTKPQAEYRDTPNGIYSCGLCTLFVAPEGCKVVEGAISKDGWCKAFAAVH from the coding sequence ATGGCCAAACAACAGTCCGAACGTTCGCGGCGCACCTTGATTCGCGTCGCCATCGCAGGAATTCCCGCGGCACGCCTGCCGCGAACGGCAGCGGCCTCCGACAAAATGACAAAGCCGCAAGCGGAATATCGGGACACGCCGAACGGCATCTACTCCTGCGGGCTGTGCACGCTGTTCGTCGCGCCCGAGGGCTGCAAGGTGGTGGAGGGTGCCATCAGCAAGGACGGCTGGTGCAAGGCCTTTGCCGCGGTCCATTGA